A window of the Lactuca sativa cultivar Salinas chromosome 5, Lsat_Salinas_v11, whole genome shotgun sequence genome harbors these coding sequences:
- the LOC111909042 gene encoding NAD-dependent protein deacetylase SRT1 isoform X1 has product MSLGYAEKLSYIEDVGNVGMTEIFDPPRILQEKIERLTMMIRKSKHLVVFTGAGISTSCGIPDFRGPTGIWTLQRGGNALPEASLPFHRAMPSMTHMALVELERAGILKFVISQNIDGLHLRSGIPREKLSELHGNSFMERCSCCGMEYFRDFEVESVGLKETSRRCSNADCDVKLKDTVLDWEVDALPFEEMNPAEAHCEKADVVLCLGTSLQITPACNLPLKCLRGGGKVVIVNLQKTPKDKKASLVIHGFVDKVIGGIMELLNLRIRPFVRVDLLQTIFTQALSSDERYVNWTLRLASVHDKRAVLPFIKSVEVSFLGNHTMKEAVLDKHPFNLKRRTVLTAEPFDVILKVNLSEGCGCAYTRIKIPIDFHASADSMKRDKDHVLRKLKSKAVKGSYCGQNSVIERSVIMMGPKTEMTVRAIVTNIRWYDEKMVKTAGAGSLTTNAYAPPLKRRIQGKNENGTPRKHLKGLIRHQTVKLDME; this is encoded by the exons ATGTCTCTGGGCTATGCAGAGAAGCTTTCTTACATAGAGGATGTTGGCAATGTCGGAATGACCGAAATTTTTGATCCACCTCGCATCCTACAGGAGAAG ATTGAGCGGCTTACCATGATGATTCGTAAG AGTAAGCATTTAGTTGTGTTTACTGGAGCTGGGATATCAACTTCTTGTGGTATACCTGATTTTCGGGGCCCCACAGGGATTTGGACACTTCAG AGGGGAGGCAATGCATTGCCTGAAGCATCACTCCCATTTCATCGTGCAATGCCAAGCATGACTCATATGGCTTTGGTTGAATTGGAGAGAGCTGGCATCCTTAAATTTGTCATTAGTCAA AACATTGATGGGCTCCATCTTCGATCTGGAATACCAAGGGAAAAGCTGTCAGAATTGCATGGGAATTCTTTCATGGAAAGATGCAGTTGCTGTGGTATGGAGTACTTTCGAGACTTTGAGGTTGAATCTGTGGGACTGAAGGAGACATCAAGAAGGTGCTCCAATGCAGATTGTGATGTTAAGCTTAAGGACACAGTTCTTGATTGGGAGgtg GACGCGTTGCCCTTTGAAGAGATGAATCCAGCAGAGGCACACTGTGAAAAGGCTGATGTTGTATTATGTTTGGGAACAAG TTTACAGATCACTCCTGCGTGCAATTTGCCTCTCAAGTGTCTCCGTGGTGGTGGAAAGGTTGTTATAGTCAATCTCCAG AAAACTCCAAAAGACAAGAAAGCAAGTCTGGTCATCCATGGATTTGTAGACAAG GTGATTGGTGGAATCATGGAGCTTCTCAATTTACGGATCCGCCCTTTTGTCAGAGTAGATCTTCTCCAGACCATTTTTACTCAGGCATTGAGTTCAG ATGAGCGATATGTAAATTGGACACTGCGACTAGCAAGTGTACATGATAAGAGGGCTGTGCTCCCATTCATCAAGTCTGTGGAG GTCTCGTTTTTAGGCAACCATACCATGAAAGAGGCTGTTCTAGATAAGCACCCTTTCAATTTAAAAAG GAGAACCGTTCTGACAGCGGAACCATTTGATGTTATCTTGAAAGTTAACTTGAGCGAGGGCTGTGGATGCGCATACACCCGAATAAAAATCCCTATTGATTTTCAC GCATCAGCGGATAGTATGAAGCGTGATAAAGATCATGTGCTGCGGAAGCTAAAAAGTAAAGCTGTAAAAGGATCGTATTGTGGGCAGAATTCGGTTATAGAGAGAAGCGTGATTATGATGGGCCCAAAGACTGAAATGACAGTTCGTGCCATTGTCACCAACATCAGGTGGTATGATGAGAAGATGGTGAAAACTGCTGGAGCTGGTTCGTTAACCACCAATGCTTATGCTCCCCCCTTGAAAAGAAGAATACAAGGCAAGAATGAAAACGGGACACCTCGTAAGCATCTCAAAGGCCTAATTAGGCATCAAACTGTAAAACTAGATATGGAGTAG
- the LOC111909042 gene encoding NAD-dependent protein deacetylase SRT1 isoform X3: MSLGYAEKLSYIEDVGNVGMTEIFDPPRILQEKSKHLVVFTGAGISTSCGIPDFRGPTGIWTLQRGGNALPEASLPFHRAMPSMTHMALVELERAGILKFVISQNIDGLHLRSGIPREKLSELHGNSFMERCSCCGMEYFRDFEVESVGLKETSRRCSNADCDVKLKDTVLDWEVDALPFEEMNPAEAHCEKADVVLCLGTSLQITPACNLPLKCLRGGGKVVIVNLQKTPKDKKASLVIHGFVDKVIGGIMELLNLRIRPFVRVDLLQTIFTQALSSDERYVNWTLRLASVHDKRAVLPFIKSVEVSFLGNHTMKEAVLDKHPFNLKRRTVLTAEPFDVILKVNLSEGCGCAYTRIKIPIDFHASADSMKRDKDHVLRKLKSKAVKGSYCGQNSVIERSVIMMGPKTEMTVRAIVTNIRWYDEKMVKTAGAGSLTTNAYAPPLKRRIQGKNENGTPRKHLKGLIRHQTVKLDME; this comes from the exons ATGTCTCTGGGCTATGCAGAGAAGCTTTCTTACATAGAGGATGTTGGCAATGTCGGAATGACCGAAATTTTTGATCCACCTCGCATCCTACAGGAGAAG AGTAAGCATTTAGTTGTGTTTACTGGAGCTGGGATATCAACTTCTTGTGGTATACCTGATTTTCGGGGCCCCACAGGGATTTGGACACTTCAG AGGGGAGGCAATGCATTGCCTGAAGCATCACTCCCATTTCATCGTGCAATGCCAAGCATGACTCATATGGCTTTGGTTGAATTGGAGAGAGCTGGCATCCTTAAATTTGTCATTAGTCAA AACATTGATGGGCTCCATCTTCGATCTGGAATACCAAGGGAAAAGCTGTCAGAATTGCATGGGAATTCTTTCATGGAAAGATGCAGTTGCTGTGGTATGGAGTACTTTCGAGACTTTGAGGTTGAATCTGTGGGACTGAAGGAGACATCAAGAAGGTGCTCCAATGCAGATTGTGATGTTAAGCTTAAGGACACAGTTCTTGATTGGGAGgtg GACGCGTTGCCCTTTGAAGAGATGAATCCAGCAGAGGCACACTGTGAAAAGGCTGATGTTGTATTATGTTTGGGAACAAG TTTACAGATCACTCCTGCGTGCAATTTGCCTCTCAAGTGTCTCCGTGGTGGTGGAAAGGTTGTTATAGTCAATCTCCAG AAAACTCCAAAAGACAAGAAAGCAAGTCTGGTCATCCATGGATTTGTAGACAAG GTGATTGGTGGAATCATGGAGCTTCTCAATTTACGGATCCGCCCTTTTGTCAGAGTAGATCTTCTCCAGACCATTTTTACTCAGGCATTGAGTTCAG ATGAGCGATATGTAAATTGGACACTGCGACTAGCAAGTGTACATGATAAGAGGGCTGTGCTCCCATTCATCAAGTCTGTGGAG GTCTCGTTTTTAGGCAACCATACCATGAAAGAGGCTGTTCTAGATAAGCACCCTTTCAATTTAAAAAG GAGAACCGTTCTGACAGCGGAACCATTTGATGTTATCTTGAAAGTTAACTTGAGCGAGGGCTGTGGATGCGCATACACCCGAATAAAAATCCCTATTGATTTTCAC GCATCAGCGGATAGTATGAAGCGTGATAAAGATCATGTGCTGCGGAAGCTAAAAAGTAAAGCTGTAAAAGGATCGTATTGTGGGCAGAATTCGGTTATAGAGAGAAGCGTGATTATGATGGGCCCAAAGACTGAAATGACAGTTCGTGCCATTGTCACCAACATCAGGTGGTATGATGAGAAGATGGTGAAAACTGCTGGAGCTGGTTCGTTAACCACCAATGCTTATGCTCCCCCCTTGAAAAGAAGAATACAAGGCAAGAATGAAAACGGGACACCTCGTAAGCATCTCAAAGGCCTAATTAGGCATCAAACTGTAAAACTAGATATGGAGTAG
- the LOC111909042 gene encoding NAD-dependent protein deacetylase SRT1 isoform X4 — translation MSLGYAEKLSYIEDVGNVGMTEIFDPPRILQEKSKHLVVFTGAGISTSCGIPDFRGPTGIWTLQRGGNALPEASLPFHRAMPSMTHMALVELERAGILKFVISQNIDGLHLRSGIPREKLSELHGNSFMERCSCCGMEYFRDFEVESVGLKETSRRCSNADCDVKLKDTVLDWEDALPFEEMNPAEAHCEKADVVLCLGTSLQITPACNLPLKCLRGGGKVVIVNLQKTPKDKKASLVIHGFVDKVIGGIMELLNLRIRPFVRVDLLQTIFTQALSSDERYVNWTLRLASVHDKRAVLPFIKSVEVSFLGNHTMKEAVLDKHPFNLKRRTVLTAEPFDVILKVNLSEGCGCAYTRIKIPIDFHASADSMKRDKDHVLRKLKSKAVKGSYCGQNSVIERSVIMMGPKTEMTVRAIVTNIRWYDEKMVKTAGAGSLTTNAYAPPLKRRIQGKNENGTPRKHLKGLIRHQTVKLDME, via the exons ATGTCTCTGGGCTATGCAGAGAAGCTTTCTTACATAGAGGATGTTGGCAATGTCGGAATGACCGAAATTTTTGATCCACCTCGCATCCTACAGGAGAAG AGTAAGCATTTAGTTGTGTTTACTGGAGCTGGGATATCAACTTCTTGTGGTATACCTGATTTTCGGGGCCCCACAGGGATTTGGACACTTCAG AGGGGAGGCAATGCATTGCCTGAAGCATCACTCCCATTTCATCGTGCAATGCCAAGCATGACTCATATGGCTTTGGTTGAATTGGAGAGAGCTGGCATCCTTAAATTTGTCATTAGTCAA AACATTGATGGGCTCCATCTTCGATCTGGAATACCAAGGGAAAAGCTGTCAGAATTGCATGGGAATTCTTTCATGGAAAGATGCAGTTGCTGTGGTATGGAGTACTTTCGAGACTTTGAGGTTGAATCTGTGGGACTGAAGGAGACATCAAGAAGGTGCTCCAATGCAGATTGTGATGTTAAGCTTAAGGACACAGTTCTTGATTGGGAG GACGCGTTGCCCTTTGAAGAGATGAATCCAGCAGAGGCACACTGTGAAAAGGCTGATGTTGTATTATGTTTGGGAACAAG TTTACAGATCACTCCTGCGTGCAATTTGCCTCTCAAGTGTCTCCGTGGTGGTGGAAAGGTTGTTATAGTCAATCTCCAG AAAACTCCAAAAGACAAGAAAGCAAGTCTGGTCATCCATGGATTTGTAGACAAG GTGATTGGTGGAATCATGGAGCTTCTCAATTTACGGATCCGCCCTTTTGTCAGAGTAGATCTTCTCCAGACCATTTTTACTCAGGCATTGAGTTCAG ATGAGCGATATGTAAATTGGACACTGCGACTAGCAAGTGTACATGATAAGAGGGCTGTGCTCCCATTCATCAAGTCTGTGGAG GTCTCGTTTTTAGGCAACCATACCATGAAAGAGGCTGTTCTAGATAAGCACCCTTTCAATTTAAAAAG GAGAACCGTTCTGACAGCGGAACCATTTGATGTTATCTTGAAAGTTAACTTGAGCGAGGGCTGTGGATGCGCATACACCCGAATAAAAATCCCTATTGATTTTCAC GCATCAGCGGATAGTATGAAGCGTGATAAAGATCATGTGCTGCGGAAGCTAAAAAGTAAAGCTGTAAAAGGATCGTATTGTGGGCAGAATTCGGTTATAGAGAGAAGCGTGATTATGATGGGCCCAAAGACTGAAATGACAGTTCGTGCCATTGTCACCAACATCAGGTGGTATGATGAGAAGATGGTGAAAACTGCTGGAGCTGGTTCGTTAACCACCAATGCTTATGCTCCCCCCTTGAAAAGAAGAATACAAGGCAAGAATGAAAACGGGACACCTCGTAAGCATCTCAAAGGCCTAATTAGGCATCAAACTGTAAAACTAGATATGGAGTAG
- the LOC111909042 gene encoding NAD-dependent protein deacetylase SRT1 isoform X2 codes for MSLGYAEKLSYIEDVGNVGMTEIFDPPRILQEKIERLTMMIRKSKHLVVFTGAGISTSCGIPDFRGPTGIWTLQRGGNALPEASLPFHRAMPSMTHMALVELERAGILKFVISQNIDGLHLRSGIPREKLSELHGNSFMERCSCCGMEYFRDFEVESVGLKETSRRCSNADCDVKLKDTVLDWEDALPFEEMNPAEAHCEKADVVLCLGTSLQITPACNLPLKCLRGGGKVVIVNLQKTPKDKKASLVIHGFVDKVIGGIMELLNLRIRPFVRVDLLQTIFTQALSSDERYVNWTLRLASVHDKRAVLPFIKSVEVSFLGNHTMKEAVLDKHPFNLKRRTVLTAEPFDVILKVNLSEGCGCAYTRIKIPIDFHASADSMKRDKDHVLRKLKSKAVKGSYCGQNSVIERSVIMMGPKTEMTVRAIVTNIRWYDEKMVKTAGAGSLTTNAYAPPLKRRIQGKNENGTPRKHLKGLIRHQTVKLDME; via the exons ATGTCTCTGGGCTATGCAGAGAAGCTTTCTTACATAGAGGATGTTGGCAATGTCGGAATGACCGAAATTTTTGATCCACCTCGCATCCTACAGGAGAAG ATTGAGCGGCTTACCATGATGATTCGTAAG AGTAAGCATTTAGTTGTGTTTACTGGAGCTGGGATATCAACTTCTTGTGGTATACCTGATTTTCGGGGCCCCACAGGGATTTGGACACTTCAG AGGGGAGGCAATGCATTGCCTGAAGCATCACTCCCATTTCATCGTGCAATGCCAAGCATGACTCATATGGCTTTGGTTGAATTGGAGAGAGCTGGCATCCTTAAATTTGTCATTAGTCAA AACATTGATGGGCTCCATCTTCGATCTGGAATACCAAGGGAAAAGCTGTCAGAATTGCATGGGAATTCTTTCATGGAAAGATGCAGTTGCTGTGGTATGGAGTACTTTCGAGACTTTGAGGTTGAATCTGTGGGACTGAAGGAGACATCAAGAAGGTGCTCCAATGCAGATTGTGATGTTAAGCTTAAGGACACAGTTCTTGATTGGGAG GACGCGTTGCCCTTTGAAGAGATGAATCCAGCAGAGGCACACTGTGAAAAGGCTGATGTTGTATTATGTTTGGGAACAAG TTTACAGATCACTCCTGCGTGCAATTTGCCTCTCAAGTGTCTCCGTGGTGGTGGAAAGGTTGTTATAGTCAATCTCCAG AAAACTCCAAAAGACAAGAAAGCAAGTCTGGTCATCCATGGATTTGTAGACAAG GTGATTGGTGGAATCATGGAGCTTCTCAATTTACGGATCCGCCCTTTTGTCAGAGTAGATCTTCTCCAGACCATTTTTACTCAGGCATTGAGTTCAG ATGAGCGATATGTAAATTGGACACTGCGACTAGCAAGTGTACATGATAAGAGGGCTGTGCTCCCATTCATCAAGTCTGTGGAG GTCTCGTTTTTAGGCAACCATACCATGAAAGAGGCTGTTCTAGATAAGCACCCTTTCAATTTAAAAAG GAGAACCGTTCTGACAGCGGAACCATTTGATGTTATCTTGAAAGTTAACTTGAGCGAGGGCTGTGGATGCGCATACACCCGAATAAAAATCCCTATTGATTTTCAC GCATCAGCGGATAGTATGAAGCGTGATAAAGATCATGTGCTGCGGAAGCTAAAAAGTAAAGCTGTAAAAGGATCGTATTGTGGGCAGAATTCGGTTATAGAGAGAAGCGTGATTATGATGGGCCCAAAGACTGAAATGACAGTTCGTGCCATTGTCACCAACATCAGGTGGTATGATGAGAAGATGGTGAAAACTGCTGGAGCTGGTTCGTTAACCACCAATGCTTATGCTCCCCCCTTGAAAAGAAGAATACAAGGCAAGAATGAAAACGGGACACCTCGTAAGCATCTCAAAGGCCTAATTAGGCATCAAACTGTAAAACTAGATATGGAGTAG
- the LOC111909041 gene encoding nudix hydrolase 2 isoform X2 has translation MEQATVENVQLLPAKNDDHGGVVVELEEHMDSDVFLTLLKTSLSQWTMQGKKGVWIKIPIRLVNLVEPAVKEGFCYHHAESDYVMLVKWIPETTSTIPANASHRMLVVQEKNGPLRGKGIWKVPTGIVDVGEDICTGAIREVKEETGIDTEFVEVLAFRQWHKSFFEKSDLFFVCMMRPLSFDIQIQEVEIEAAKWMPLEEVAAQPFAQKESLLRYITDLCIAKVERDYSGFSPLPVTSGVIYLNKRDLN, from the exons ATGGAGCAAGCGACAGTTGAAAATGTCCAACTACTTCCTGCAAAAAATGATGACCATGGAGGTGTAGTGGTAGAGCTTGAGGAGCATATGGACTCTGATGTGTTTCTCACACTGCTTAAAACTTCATTGTCACAGTGGACAATGCAG GGAAAGAAgggtgtttggattaaaataCCAATCCGTCTTGTTAATCTTGTGGAACCTGCAGTGAAG GAGGGTTTTTGTTATCACCATGCTGAATCTGATTACGTGATGCTTGTTAAGTGGATTCCTGAAACAACAAGCACTATCCCTGCAAATGCTTCTCATAGA ATGCTTGTTGTCCAAGAGAAGAATGGGCCATTACGGGGAAAGGGTATCTGGAAGGTCCCAACTGGAATTGTTGACGTG GGTGAAGATATCTGTACAGGGGCGATTAGAGAAGTCAAAGAAGAGACTGGA atagataCAGAGTTTGTTGAAGTACTAGCATTCAG GCAATGGCACAAGTCATTCTTTGAGAAATCGGATTTATTCTTTGTGTGCATGATGCGGCCACTATCTTTTGACATCCAGATTCAAGAAGTAGAAATCGAGGCAGCCAAG TGGATGCCATTGGAGGAAGTTGCAGCTCAACCTTTTGCTCAGAAAGAGAGTTTGTTGAGGTACATCACTGATTTATGCATAGCAAAGGTAGAGAGGGATTACTCTGGATTTTCTCCGCTTCCCGTAACATCAGGTGTTATTTATCTCAACAAGCGAgatctaaattaa
- the LOC111909041 gene encoding nudix hydrolase 2 isoform X1, with product MEQATVENVQLLPAKNDDHGGVVVELEEHMDSDVFLTLLKTSLSQWTMQGKKGVWIKIPIRLVNLVEPAVKEGFCYHHAESDYVMLVKWIPETTSTIPANASHRVGVGAVVLNHKREMLVVQEKNGPLRGKGIWKVPTGIVDVGEDICTGAIREVKEETGIDTEFVEVLAFRQWHKSFFEKSDLFFVCMMRPLSFDIQIQEVEIEAAKWMPLEEVAAQPFAQKESLLRYITDLCIAKVERDYSGFSPLPVTSGVIYLNKRDLN from the exons ATGGAGCAAGCGACAGTTGAAAATGTCCAACTACTTCCTGCAAAAAATGATGACCATGGAGGTGTAGTGGTAGAGCTTGAGGAGCATATGGACTCTGATGTGTTTCTCACACTGCTTAAAACTTCATTGTCACAGTGGACAATGCAG GGAAAGAAgggtgtttggattaaaataCCAATCCGTCTTGTTAATCTTGTGGAACCTGCAGTGAAG GAGGGTTTTTGTTATCACCATGCTGAATCTGATTACGTGATGCTTGTTAAGTGGATTCCTGAAACAACAAGCACTATCCCTGCAAATGCTTCTCATAGAGTAGGTGTTGGTGCTGTTGTCTTGAATCACAAACGAGAG ATGCTTGTTGTCCAAGAGAAGAATGGGCCATTACGGGGAAAGGGTATCTGGAAGGTCCCAACTGGAATTGTTGACGTG GGTGAAGATATCTGTACAGGGGCGATTAGAGAAGTCAAAGAAGAGACTGGA atagataCAGAGTTTGTTGAAGTACTAGCATTCAG GCAATGGCACAAGTCATTCTTTGAGAAATCGGATTTATTCTTTGTGTGCATGATGCGGCCACTATCTTTTGACATCCAGATTCAAGAAGTAGAAATCGAGGCAGCCAAG TGGATGCCATTGGAGGAAGTTGCAGCTCAACCTTTTGCTCAGAAAGAGAGTTTGTTGAGGTACATCACTGATTTATGCATAGCAAAGGTAGAGAGGGATTACTCTGGATTTTCTCCGCTTCCCGTAACATCAGGTGTTATTTATCTCAACAAGCGAgatctaaattaa